AATAATTTGCGACACTGACCATCATACCAACCTGTAACTGTTGTCAAAAGGGAAGTTTCTCTTTGAAAGCATAGCTGTCCCTCCAGGAAAAGTAGAGATAAGAACAGTGACACTCAGCCAGCAGAGAGGAAACCACAACTGACTGACTTACTTTAAGTGCTCAGACTAACGGGGCTGCAGAGTTGAGTAGGAACAACTCAAATCTTGGTGCTGAGGTGTTACTTTGAGATGAGTGTCCACAAGATGCCAGAGAAGCAGACTCAGTCAGGGCCTGGTGCAGTCCCAGCTTAGAGTAACCATAGTTACCCTCAGCCAGTTCTCCCAGCCAATCTCCAACATTCTGTGCATTTGTAAACTTTTATGTCCATACAGGACaagaatatttagaatattctCCAAGAGGGAATGACTGTTTCCCCTAAAGAAAAGAATTCATTTATAAACTGCTACCTAGATTAATTGTTTCAATGATTATTGTGGTTTATGTCAGTAGAATATCTCCCCTAAATACTACATGTTTGATTCTGAGAACTTAACATCTTCGCCTAATTTCTCTACTTATATAATAGGTTAAAACACTTTGTTAGAAAATTAGGTTCAAGGAGATGATATGAGAGCATTTGGACAACTATGAGAAATAATGAGATTTTTTGTGTTGAATTATTAAGGACTACATTAAATAGTTCATCAAATAAAGGCTCTAGAAATGTACTAAGAATAGGaggtggtggggcagggggtcTCTGTGTCCTGGGTCTGACTGTGTGACTCTCCCTCAGCTCCTGTCCCTGCCTGCCGAGATGTCCTGCCAGCAGAACCAGCAGCAGTGCCAGCCCCCTCCCAAATGCCCCCCCAAGTGTCCTGCCCCCAAGTGCCCCCCCAAGTGTCCCCCAAAGTGCCCTCCAGTCTCTtcctgctgtggctccagctctGGGGGTGGAGGCTGCTGTAGCTATGGGGGCGGGAGCTGTTGTAGCTCTGGGGGTGGTGGCTGCTGTAGCTCTGGGGGTGGTGGCTGCTGTCTGAGCCACCACAGGAGACGCAGGTCCCACCGCCACAGGCACCAGAACTCTGACTGCTGCAGCCAGCCCTTGGGGGGCTCCAACTGCTGTGGAGGGAGCAGTCAGTCATCTGGAGGCTGCTGCTGAAGTGGATTCTGAGCCAAGAAAAGCAGATGTGGGGGCAGCCAATGCCAAatccttcctcctgctcctgctcctcctgCTGAGCCTACCCATGTGGCTGAGGGGTCTGACCTCTGGCCCAGAGGATCGCTGTGTCCTGGTGTCCGGAAGCCAGAACTTCCCCGAACCCATTCACTCACCTTCTCGTCCAAATGTGTGGCTGCCCTGGGAACCCAGAGTACAGACCCAATGTCCTTCTTCTGCTTACCTTGTGGCAAACCCAGCCTAATGggaaacaataaaactagaaCTCTTCATTCCTTATTTTGccttgattgtttctttttatacttaTGTCGTCCTTCTCATATGTGCCCTCACTCCTTCCCCTGAGTGTCTACAGAACTTACTCAGATTTGCCATTTGCATCACTACTGTCCTTAAGAgcaaaacaaatttctgttggcTCAGAATCCAATCCAGGAGCCAGAATTGCCTCTAGCTACTGTGATTCCTTAGTTTCCTCCTATCTGTGGCAGTCCTTTAGGCTTTCTTTGTCTTCCATGTACTGACACTTTTTGAGCCATTGGTAGAACAACTCTCCATTCACATTCATCTGATATTTCTTCTTGACTAGATTTGGTTTTGCATTTTTCAGAGATTCCACAGAAGTGGTGCTGTGTCCTTCTCTGAAACTGGTATCAAGCTTTGTAAGGTCTCTAATTGCCCTATTCTGGTAATATAACTTGACCACTTAGATGACTTTGGCTGAATTTCTTCATTATATACTcactatttctcctttttctgtttttctttttatttctttttttagagagagagagagagagagagagagagagagaacatgtgggggagaggggcagagggagagagagagacagagagggagagagacagagagagacagaatcccaagcaggctccatgctcagcactgagcccaaggccgggctcaatcccacaagcccaggatcatgacctgagccaaaatcaagagttggatgcccagctgactgaTTTCCTTTTAATCAATAAAAGGTGTCCcactacttttccttttttttcaaatatgaaatttattgtcaaattggtttccatacaacacccagtgctcatcccaaaaggtgccctcctcaacacccatcacccaccctcccctccctcccaccccccatcaaccctcagtttgttctgtttttaagagtctcttatgctttggctctctccctctctaacctactttttttttcttttcttcttcccctcccccatggacttctgttaagtttctcaggatccacataagagtaaaaacatatggtatctgtctttctctgtgtgacctatttcacttagcataacactctccagttccatccacattgctacaaaaggcaatatttcattatttctcattgccacatagtattccattgtgtatataaaccacaatgtctttatccattcgtcagttgatggacatttaggctctttcaataatttgtctattgttgaaagtgctccataaacattggggtacaagtgcccctatgcaccagcactcctgtatcccttgggtaaattcctagcagtgctattgctgggtcatagggtagatctatttttaaattttaaggaaactccacactgttttccagagtggctgcaccaatttgcattcccaccaacagggttGGGGGAACCCACCAAGAGGGTTACCATCTCTCCACATcatctccagcatctatagtctcccgatttgttcattttagccactctgactggtgtgaggtgatatctgagtgtggttttagtttgtatttccctgatgaggagcaaggctgagcatcttttcatgtgcctgttggtcatctaaatgtcttctttagagaagtgtctattcatgttttctgcccatttcttcactggattcttcgttttttgggtgtggagtttgatgagctctttatagattttggatactagccctttgtccaatatgtcatttgcaaatatcttttcccattccattggttgccttttagttttgttgattgtttgctttgctgtgcagaagctttttatcttgatgaggtcccaatagttcatttttgcttttcattcccttgcccttggggatgtgtcaagtaagaaattgctgcggctgaggtcagagaggttttttcctgctttctcctctagggttttgatggtttcctgtctcacattcaggtccttcatccattttaagtttgtttttgtgaatggtgtaagaaagtggtctagtttcatccttctgaacatgttgctgtccagttctccctgcaccatttgttaaagagactgtcttttttccattggatattctttcctgctttgtcaaagtttagttgGCCATCCTTTTGTGacctagttctggggtttctattctatttcattggtcaatgtgtctgtttttgtgccaataccatgctgtcttgatgatgacagctttgtagtagaggctaaagtctgggaatgtgatgcctcctgctttggtcttcttcttcaaaattactttggctattcggggccttttgtggttccatatgaattttaggattgcttgttctagttttgagaagaatgctggtgcaattttgattgggattgcattgaatgtgtaaatagctttgggtggtattgacattttaacaatatttattcttccaatccatgagcatggaatgtctttccatttctttatatcttcttcaattaccttcataagctttctatagttttcagcatacagatcctttacatctttggttaggctttttcataggtattttatgcttcttggtgcaattgcgaatgggatcagtttctttatttgtctttgttttgcttctttattagtgtataagaatgcaactgatttgtgtacattgattttgtatcctgcaattttgctaaattcgtgtatcagttctagcagacttttggtggagtctattggattttccatgtataatatcatgtcatctgcaaaaagtgaaagcttaacttcatcgttgccaattttgatgcctttgatttccttttgttgtctgattgctgatgctagcacttccaacactatgttaaacaacagcggtgagagtggacatccctgtcgtgttcctgatttcagggggaaagctctcagtttttccccattgaggatgatgttagctgtgggcttttcataaatggcttttatgacctttaactatgttccttctatcccgactttctcaagggtttttattaagaaacgatgctgaagtttgtcaaatgcttgtcCTGCAatgattgacaagatcatatggttcttatcttttcttttattaatgtgatgtatcacattgattgatttgcaaatcttgaaccagccctgcatcccaggaatgaatcccacttgatcatggggaataattctttttgtatgctgttgaattcggttTTCTAGTATCttaatgagaatttttgcacccactttcatcagggattttggcctgtagttctctttttttactgggtctctgtctggtttaggaatcaaagtaatgctggcttcatagaatgagtctggaagtttaactttcctttctattttttggaatagcttgagaaggataggtattatttctgctttaaatgtctggtagaattcccctgggaagccatctgatcctggactcttatttgttgggagatttttgataatggattcaatttcttcgctggttatgggtctgttcaagctttctatttcttcctgtttgagttttggaagtgtgtgggtacttaggaatttgttcatttcttctatcTATCCATGATctatgatctatccattgctgtgagtggggtgttaaagtcccctgcaattaccacattcttgtcaataaggttgcttaagtttgtaattgttttatatatttgggggctcctgtattggGCTCTTAGACATtcataattgttagttcttcttgatggatagaccctgtaattattatataatgaccttcttcatctcttgttacagcctttaattcgaagtctagtttgtctgatataagtatggctactccagctttcttttgacttccagtagcatgatagatagttctccatcccctcacattcaatctgaaagtgtcctcaggtctaaaatgaatctcttgtagacagcaaatagatgggtcttgtttttttatccagtctgataccctatgtcttttggttggcacatttagtctatttacgttcagtgttattatagaaagatatgggtttagagtcattgtgatgtctgtaggtttcatgcttgtagtgatgtctctggtactttgtctcacaggatcccccttaggatgtcttgtagggctggtttagtggtgacgaattccttcagtttttgtgtgtttgggaaaacctttatctctccttctattctgaatgacagattttctggataaaggattctcggctgcatattttttctgttcatcacattgaagatatcctgccattcctttctggcctgccaagtttcagtagatagatccaccactagtcttatcagtctccctttatatgttagagcatgtttatccctagctgctgtcagaattttctctttatccttgtattttgccagtttgactatgatatgtcatgcaaaAGATCAATTCAATTTATGtctgaaggaagttctctgtgcctcttggatttcaatgcctttttccttccccagatcagggaagttctcagctattatttcttcaagtacaccttcagcacctttctctctctctttctcctctggaatCTCTATTATACGTATATTATTGTGTTTCatcgcatcacttagttctctaattctcccctcatgctcCTGAattttttacctctctttttctcagattcatctttttccataattttatcttctaattcacctattttcttctctgcctctttgatcctagctgtggttgcctccattttattttgcagctcatttatagcatttttagctcctcctgactgtttcttagtcccttgatctctgtagcaatagattctctgctgtcctctatacttttttcaagcccagcaattaattttatgactattatttaaaaattttttttttcaacgtttatttatttttgggacagagagagacagagcacgaacgggggaggggcagagagagagggagacacagaatcggaaacaggctccaggctctgagccatcagcccagagcccgacgcggggcttgaactcacagaccgtgagatcgtgacctggctgaagtcggacgcttaaccgactgcgccacccaggcgcccctatgactattattttaaattcattttctgttacattgcttaaatcgtttttgatcatttcattagctgttgctacttcctggagtttcttttgaggagaattatttcattttgtcattttgggtagtccctggagtggcacaGAACTACAGGGCTCTTCCACTGTGCTGTCTGAAGTAACTTGTGTTGGTTGGTGGGGCCACattcagacctgatgtctgcccccagcccacccctggggccacagtcagactggtgtgtaccttatcttcccctctcccccctcccaggggcaggactcactgtggagtggggtggcctctgtctggggtacttgcacactgccaggcttgtggtgctgcttctgtGAGATCTGGCATATTAactggggtggatccgcaaggtgcacaagggtaggaggggcaggctcagctttctttgccttcagtggtcagctgcaggaggggccctgcggcaccaggagggaggcagacccgtctgtgggatggatccacagaagcacagtgttgggtgtttgcacggtgcaagcaagttcagtgatggaAACTGGTTCCAATTTGGATTTTGgctgggagatgggagagggagcTGGCACTGGACAACCCCTtggttccctgccaagctgagctctgtcctctagGGCTCAACAACtttccctcctgttgtcctctagccctcctgctctccgagcagagctgttgacttataacattacAGATGTTaggtcctgctggctgtcagaacacactccatccggcccctctgcttttgcaagtcagattAGGGAGGCTCTGCCTTGCTAgacgggctgcccctccacctccctggctccctcccaccagtccgtgtaagGCGCACCACCTCTcg
This Prionailurus viverrinus isolate Anna unplaced genomic scaffold, UM_Priviv_1.0 scaffold_50, whole genome shotgun sequence DNA region includes the following protein-coding sequences:
- the LOC125159440 gene encoding late cornified envelope protein 1F-like, with amino-acid sequence MSCQQNQQQCQPPPKCPPKCPAPKCPPKCPPKCPPVSSCCGSSSGGGGCCSYGGGSCCSSGGGGCCSSGGGGCCLSHHRRRRSHRHRHQNSDCCSQPLGGSNCCGGSSQSSGGCC